One window of Alkaliphilus metalliredigens QYMF genomic DNA carries:
- a CDS encoding tetratricopeptide repeat protein translates to MKLNLFFPTKTERVNFIKKQFEVDKVTIAKQTIVSPTVSGIKNMKFKSSYKTIPGYWIEFEFQDTSNGHMLYTQLNSQVDEKQRNNRVFYPKEPLRIQLLEKGWLEKYQFMKKGAIEDQWRLFYQEIKAHIKYERYEVAYSGLIILLKYNPFFLKKYNRHGLLEGLAYSFEEQGNMGKAIKCLKMQNILRPHDVEPYLNMSSFYIINGMEEEAIESCQKGLDKHPDNEYLISNLVIALSNVESYEYAIDFLRKKLEKQSDNTFIWKLMGDVLYELENYKGAIESYKRALKGKEKLIEEFEMEVYNGIAACFYEQKEYKEAIKYFKKVLTYQEDGYALFTLSQIYLFEEADYKKALYYTNQMVGKAPENGYGQFQLGMIYLETESLEKARWHLYKARRMLPHYKPVHEMIDRLNRLQSKSSS, encoded by the coding sequence ATGAAATTAAATTTATTCTTTCCAACTAAAACTGAAAGAGTTAACTTTATTAAAAAACAATTTGAAGTAGATAAAGTGACAATTGCCAAACAAACCATTGTGTCGCCAACTGTCTCTGGCATAAAAAACATGAAGTTCAAAAGCAGCTACAAGACCATTCCAGGTTATTGGATTGAGTTTGAATTTCAGGACACATCAAATGGCCATATGCTCTATACCCAACTGAACAGTCAGGTAGATGAAAAACAACGAAACAATCGTGTGTTCTATCCCAAGGAACCCCTAAGGATACAGTTACTAGAAAAAGGATGGTTGGAAAAGTATCAGTTTATGAAAAAAGGTGCCATAGAAGACCAATGGAGATTGTTTTATCAAGAAATCAAGGCCCATATCAAATATGAGCGGTATGAAGTTGCTTATAGTGGATTGATTATTTTGCTAAAATATAATCCTTTTTTCTTGAAAAAATACAATAGACATGGCTTATTGGAAGGGCTGGCATATTCATTTGAAGAACAGGGAAATATGGGCAAGGCCATTAAATGTCTGAAAATGCAAAACATTTTGCGGCCCCATGATGTGGAGCCTTATTTGAATATGAGTAGTTTTTACATTATAAATGGCATGGAAGAAGAAGCAATTGAGAGTTGTCAAAAGGGCTTGGATAAACATCCAGATAATGAGTATTTGATTAGTAATCTGGTCATTGCTCTGAGTAATGTAGAAAGCTACGAATATGCCATTGATTTCTTGAGAAAGAAGCTTGAGAAGCAATCGGACAATACTTTTATATGGAAGCTTATGGGGGATGTATTGTATGAACTTGAGAATTATAAGGGAGCCATCGAAAGCTATAAAAGAGCATTAAAGGGAAAAGAAAAGCTGATTGAGGAATTTGAAATGGAAGTTTACAATGGAATCGCTGCTTGTTTTTATGAGCAGAAAGAATATAAGGAAGCGATTAAATACTTTAAAAAAGTGTTAACCTACCAAGAGGATGGATATGCACTTTTCACATTATCACAAATCTATTTATTTGAAGAAGCGGATTACAAAAAGGCCCTGTACTATACAAATCAGATGGTGGGCAAGGCGCCTGAAAATGGCTATGGACAATTTCAGTTGGGAATGATTTATTTAGAAACTGAAAGCTTAGAAAAGGCCAGATGGCACTTATACAAAGCGCGAAGAATGCTTCCACATTATAAACCTGTTCATGAAATGATAGATAGATTAAATAGGCTCCAAAGCAAATCTTCCTCCTAA
- a CDS encoding ComEC/Rec2 family competence protein has product MEKQCKRIAILTLVLLFLYMLITWVIPKPNDLLTIHVIDVGQGDSILITTPSQQSILIDGGDPTQGQRVVSYLKRKKVKKIDVLIATHPHADHIGGLSAVMDSFEINKLYLPPVTHTSQTYENFLLKAQQHQLPIQPVKDAFSITLEDSITLHFIGPLKDYGDNLNLWSIVMKLDYGKMSFLFTGDIEKEAESDLIREYKKSFLASQFLKAPHHGSNTSSTSGFLDIVNPDIVAISAGRNNLYGHPHTEVLQRLQERAISYYRTDQQGTIVIQSDGQQIWSHQEPYFSNK; this is encoded by the coding sequence TTGGAAAAACAATGTAAACGTATTGCAATACTGACCTTAGTTTTATTATTTCTTTACATGCTCATCACATGGGTCATTCCGAAACCAAATGACCTCTTAACAATTCATGTCATCGATGTTGGCCAGGGTGACAGTATCCTGATCACCACTCCTAGTCAGCAATCCATCCTCATTGATGGTGGCGACCCTACTCAAGGCCAGCGGGTTGTTTCCTATTTAAAACGAAAAAAGGTAAAAAAAATAGATGTATTAATTGCCACCCATCCCCATGCGGATCATATTGGAGGATTATCAGCTGTCATGGACTCTTTTGAAATTAATAAGTTGTATCTTCCTCCTGTAACACATACAAGTCAAACCTATGAAAATTTTCTTTTGAAAGCTCAGCAACACCAGCTTCCTATCCAGCCAGTGAAGGATGCTTTTTCCATAACCTTAGAGGACAGTATTACCCTACATTTTATTGGACCCCTTAAGGATTATGGTGATAATCTAAATTTGTGGAGTATCGTCATGAAACTAGACTATGGTAAGATGAGTTTTCTTTTTACTGGGGATATTGAGAAAGAAGCGGAATCCGACCTCATTCGAGAATATAAAAAAAGCTTTCTGGCCTCTCAGTTTTTGAAGGCACCTCATCATGGCAGCAATACATCTAGTACCTCTGGTTTCCTGGATATAGTCAACCCCGATATCGTAGCCATATCGGCGGGACGAAACAATTTGTATGGGCACCCCCACACTGAGGTGCTCCAGCGATTGCAGGAAAGGGCCATTTCTTATTACCGTACTGACCAACAGGGGACCATTGTGATCCAGAGCGATGGTCAGCAGATTTGGTCTCATCAGGAACCCTATTTTTCAAATAAATAA
- a CDS encoding Eco57I restriction-modification methylase domain-containing protein, with amino-acid sequence MKNFIKVCNQMIDEIQLIHPLDANQIILWIYFNIYLYDDASITQRDESRSMFLEALGGISEFSCYEAVYEAIPQLLYDKLQSSILENYIHEKMDGNNEKKGLSLKALEIIYEESVKEPIREDTGTYYTPEVIVQHMVLEAICAYLKKEHPQLKLDQILREMIINESCPLADEEAQVLLDSLDQIKVIDIACGGGVFLRQALETLYQLKSILYKRRQEKRDAYTLKKQILQKQIYGVEIQQDTVTLCRLLLLMELGKSHCGSSQKLTTLQITEGDALRLDLPEASFDIVIGNPPYLGERGNKALFHEMKLFDFGKKYYERNMDYFYFFIYKGYELLKPGGFLSFITTNYFVTADGAMKLREFLRGHFTFKYIVNYNELSLFHSAKGQHNMNFLVKKESKTHESMVLISFNQRKIEEASMRDALLYKKKIEGVSQLSLADQEEIYDQRGQILIQSTGEALHILKEIENKANYSLGDLCHVNQGIVSGADRLTKPWAHKLGIEEQAGGGIFVLTQEEIEALRLEEEVKSKYIQPFYKNSHVKPYRPLFHQFLSILYITDDNLAEIEKYPKLCQHLMGYRPLLQRRREVEKGLRRWYALQWPRSPQIFQGEKIIAPQRATMNTFAYVDGPYHASADIYYITSKDESCSLFYLLGILNSSLMFYWLFYRGKRKGEMLELYATPLKSLPIYYGSKEDVRAIERMTKSIYLQKDQGNDTGDIEAALDDLIFELYGCSIVEKQLIINWMDRRRKKA; translated from the coding sequence ATGAAAAACTTTATAAAGGTCTGTAACCAGATGATTGATGAAATACAATTGATTCACCCCTTAGATGCAAATCAGATTATTCTTTGGATATACTTTAATATATACCTTTATGACGATGCTTCAATCACTCAAAGAGATGAGAGTAGGTCTATGTTTCTAGAGGCCCTAGGAGGGATATCAGAGTTTTCCTGCTATGAGGCTGTTTATGAGGCAATTCCACAGTTGTTGTATGACAAGCTACAATCCAGTATTTTAGAGAACTATATCCATGAAAAAATGGATGGAAATAATGAAAAGAAAGGGCTGTCCTTGAAAGCGCTAGAAATTATATATGAGGAGTCTGTGAAGGAGCCCATCAGAGAAGATACGGGAACCTATTATACACCTGAAGTCATTGTCCAGCATATGGTCTTAGAAGCGATCTGTGCTTACTTAAAAAAGGAGCACCCCCAGCTGAAGCTGGACCAGATCCTAAGGGAAATGATCATTAATGAAAGTTGTCCTTTGGCTGATGAAGAAGCGCAAGTTTTATTAGACAGCTTAGACCAAATCAAAGTCATTGACATTGCCTGTGGCGGTGGTGTTTTTTTGAGACAAGCCCTAGAGACTCTCTATCAATTAAAAAGCATATTATATAAGAGACGACAAGAGAAAAGAGATGCCTATACTTTAAAGAAGCAAATTTTACAAAAACAAATTTATGGTGTGGAAATTCAACAGGATACGGTGACCCTCTGCCGATTATTACTGCTTATGGAATTGGGTAAGTCTCATTGTGGTTCATCACAAAAGCTGACTACCTTGCAAATCACCGAAGGGGATGCACTTCGTTTAGACCTGCCAGAGGCGAGTTTTGATATTGTCATTGGCAATCCACCTTATTTAGGAGAAAGGGGAAACAAAGCACTTTTTCACGAAATGAAGCTGTTTGATTTTGGTAAAAAATATTATGAACGGAATATGGATTATTTTTACTTTTTCATTTATAAGGGCTATGAGCTCTTAAAGCCCGGTGGGTTCTTAAGCTTTATTACAACCAATTACTTTGTCACAGCAGATGGGGCAATGAAGCTGAGGGAATTTCTAAGGGGGCACTTTACCTTCAAATATATCGTCAACTATAATGAACTTTCACTGTTTCATTCAGCTAAAGGACAGCATAATATGAATTTTTTAGTGAAGAAGGAATCAAAAACCCATGAATCTATGGTATTAATCAGCTTTAACCAACGGAAAATAGAGGAAGCATCTATGAGGGATGCTCTTTTATATAAAAAGAAAATAGAAGGTGTATCTCAGCTGAGTTTAGCTGACCAAGAGGAAATATATGATCAAAGAGGACAGATTTTAATTCAGAGTACAGGAGAAGCCCTTCATATCCTAAAGGAAATTGAAAACAAGGCCAATTATTCCCTTGGGGATCTTTGTCATGTCAACCAAGGGATCGTCAGTGGGGCCGATCGATTGACAAAGCCATGGGCCCATAAACTAGGTATCGAGGAACAGGCTGGCGGGGGGATTTTTGTTTTAACACAGGAGGAAATTGAAGCCCTTCGGCTTGAAGAAGAAGTGAAAAGTAAATACATTCAACCCTTTTATAAAAATAGTCATGTGAAACCATACAGACCTTTGTTCCATCAATTCCTCTCTATTCTTTACATAACGGATGATAATTTAGCTGAAATAGAAAAGTATCCAAAGCTTTGCCAGCATTTAATGGGGTATCGTCCCCTCCTCCAAAGACGACGAGAAGTGGAGAAGGGATTAAGAAGGTGGTATGCATTACAATGGCCAAGAAGTCCACAAATATTTCAAGGGGAAAAAATCATCGCACCCCAGAGAGCCACCATGAATACCTTTGCCTATGTGGATGGGCCTTATCATGCCAGTGCAGACATTTATTACATTACATCTAAGGATGAAAGCTGTTCTTTATTTTATTTATTGGGAATATTAAACTCCAGCTTGATGTTCTATTGGTTGTTTTATCGTGGCAAAAGAAAGGGAGAGATGCTAGAGCTGTACGCAACCCCCTTAAAGAGTCTACCCATTTACTATGGTAGCAAGGAAGATGTTCGTGCCATTGAAAGAATGACAAAATCAATCTATCTTCAAAAAGATCAAGGAAATGATACTGGGGATATTGAGGCAGCCCTTGATGATCTTATCTTTGAATTATATGGATGTAGCATAGTTGAAAAACAGTTGATTATAAACTGGATGGATCGAAGGAGGAAAAAAGCATGA
- a CDS encoding ABC transporter permease, producing MKKSLIFYNKTGFMTLLQREIHRFMKVFVQTIFAPLLSNVLYLGIFGGMLQTREVGIDGVNYLHFLVPGLVTMGAILASFQNPAFSIIVQKFQSTIQDLNSYPISDTEKSLAFILGGTFRGLLVGTLTYVATAFFVGFTIQQPVFFFISLAITSFIFASIGLISGLLLDSFEKMNFVLALIITPLTYVGGVFFEITKLPGVLSNIRFINPIYPLVNITRYTYIGAHEGNLFLQAVTAGMFLIGFFLTAVYIFKKGLGIKID from the coding sequence ATGAAAAAAAGTTTGATATTCTACAATAAAACTGGGTTCATGACTTTACTACAAAGAGAAATCCATAGATTCATGAAGGTTTTTGTGCAGACCATTTTTGCTCCTTTACTCTCAAATGTACTATATTTAGGAATATTTGGGGGAATGCTGCAAACGAGAGAGGTTGGAATTGATGGGGTAAATTATCTTCATTTCCTTGTACCTGGTTTAGTCACCATGGGAGCCATTCTGGCTTCCTTCCAAAATCCGGCATTTTCTATTATTGTACAAAAGTTTCAGAGCACCATACAGGACTTGAATAGTTATCCCATTTCCGATACAGAAAAATCCTTGGCGTTTATCCTTGGAGGTACATTTAGAGGTTTGTTGGTAGGCACATTGACTTATGTAGCCACAGCTTTTTTTGTTGGATTTACAATACAGCAACCTGTGTTCTTCTTTATATCTCTTGCCATAACATCATTTATTTTTGCGTCCATTGGATTAATATCAGGTCTTTTGTTAGATAGTTTTGAGAAAATGAATTTCGTGTTGGCGTTGATTATTACACCACTGACCTACGTAGGTGGTGTATTCTTTGAAATAACAAAATTACCTGGGGTTTTATCAAACATTAGATTCATAAACCCTATATATCCACTTGTGAATATTACTAGATACACCTACATCGGCGCTCATGAGGGAAACCTATTTCTGCAAGCGGTGACCGCCGGCATGTTTCTCATTGGATTTTTCTTAACTGCAGTTTATATATTTAAAAAAGGCTTAGGAATTAAAATAGATTGA
- a CDS encoding ABC transporter ATP-binding protein has protein sequence MLKISNLSKTYVKTKHEALKDINLHITKGEFTALLGQNGAGKTSLINILGGNVKKTHGEVEIGGYDLERNELETKKMIGIVPQEISYDFAFTVDEILKKQSGYFGLKNNNEYIDSLLESLGLKDKKKAYGRELSGGMKRRLLIVKALVHKPQILILDEPTAGVDIELRQTMYEFLQSLHKNGMTIVLTTHYIEEAEKLCKRVIVIKDGAIIADEPKDKLLKDFSNEIEVEILFDSKLNITDFDFLREYSPKIKEESNVVLKIFKNDLTKVLEMIMAKEMNFIDLNIKKQKLEDVYLHLIRR, from the coding sequence ATGTTAAAAATAAGCAATTTGTCAAAAACCTATGTAAAAACAAAACATGAAGCTTTAAAAGATATTAATTTACACATAACAAAGGGAGAATTCACAGCACTATTAGGTCAAAATGGAGCGGGGAAAACCAGTTTAATTAATATTCTTGGGGGAAATGTAAAAAAAACCCATGGTGAAGTGGAAATAGGAGGTTATGATTTAGAACGAAATGAATTAGAAACAAAAAAAATGATTGGTATTGTCCCCCAGGAAATCTCCTATGATTTTGCCTTTACAGTAGATGAAATTTTAAAAAAACAGTCAGGCTACTTCGGATTAAAAAATAACAATGAATATATTGATTCTCTACTGGAGTCCTTGGGGTTAAAGGATAAGAAAAAGGCTTATGGAAGAGAACTTTCTGGAGGAATGAAAAGAAGATTGTTGATCGTAAAAGCCCTTGTTCATAAACCACAAATTCTTATTTTAGATGAGCCAACCGCCGGTGTCGATATAGAATTAAGACAGACCATGTATGAATTTTTACAGAGCTTACACAAAAACGGAATGACAATCGTACTGACCACTCATTATATTGAGGAGGCAGAAAAATTATGCAAAAGAGTGATTGTCATAAAGGATGGGGCTATAATTGCCGATGAACCAAAAGATAAGCTATTAAAAGACTTTTCCAATGAAATAGAAGTTGAAATTTTATTCGATTCAAAATTAAATATAACTGATTTTGATTTTTTAAGGGAATACAGTCCCAAAATTAAAGAGGAAAGTAATGTTGTACTGAAGATTTTTAAAAATGATTTAACAAAGGTATTAGAAATGATAATGGCAAAAGAAATGAATTTTATAGATTTAAATATAAAAAAACAGAAGCTGGAAGATGTATATTTACATTTAATCAGGCGTTAG
- a CDS encoding amidohydrolase codes for MKKQIFMNGKVMTMNQEQKECEAFIVEGEHIIKTGSNEEILAFQKDKIKIVDLRGKRVIPGLNDSHMHLLGYALSNKKVDLTHCRSLEEIAQAINRYIENEDDQYFGEWIIGHGWNHENFQVPQLPTAVFLDEISQERPILLSRACYHIGVMNHKALEMVGFSQETENPEGGHIDRLPNSEKPMGIVRESALYHAHDFIPGPEDVMQIQDLILDACQDAVKVGLTSIQSDDFGAVKSPNTVLEAYGNLEKSGALKVRMNLQMLLPTLDKLQRFIKTTGIHSQMGSERLKYGPIKILADGSLGSRTAALERPYSDDEETQGVLVYGDAQLEEILRYGKSQGMQLAIHGIGDRTMNQILGIVEGIFQKDEINHRSRIIHCQITDHAIIDKMAKLHVIADIQPGFMPTDMKIVERRVGRDRVKESYNWKTMLEGGVPVAGSSDSPVEPFNPFLGIYSAVTRRNFDGEPKAGWYPEQRLTVEEAIGIYTLGSSYATFEENSKGKIQEGYLADFIVLDRDIQTIPPQEIKGVTVEATYIGGECVYSHEETRQK; via the coding sequence ATGAAAAAGCAGATATTTATGAATGGTAAAGTGATGACCATGAATCAGGAGCAAAAAGAATGTGAAGCCTTTATAGTAGAGGGTGAGCACATTATTAAAACAGGAAGCAATGAGGAAATCCTTGCTTTTCAAAAAGATAAGATAAAGATTGTTGACTTGAGGGGAAAACGTGTGATTCCTGGATTAAATGATAGTCACATGCATCTACTGGGATATGCTTTATCAAACAAGAAAGTAGACTTAACCCATTGTCGTTCCTTAGAGGAAATAGCCCAGGCAATTAATCGATATATTGAAAATGAAGATGACCAATATTTTGGAGAGTGGATTATAGGACATGGATGGAATCATGAAAATTTCCAAGTGCCTCAATTGCCCACAGCGGTATTTTTGGATGAAATTAGCCAAGAGCGCCCGATTCTTTTATCCCGGGCATGCTACCATATTGGTGTGATGAATCATAAGGCTTTGGAAATGGTGGGATTCAGCCAGGAGACTGAAAATCCAGAAGGGGGCCACATCGATAGGCTTCCCAACAGTGAAAAACCAATGGGAATCGTAAGAGAAAGTGCCCTATATCATGCCCATGACTTTATTCCTGGACCGGAAGATGTGATGCAAATACAGGATTTGATTCTTGATGCCTGCCAGGATGCGGTAAAAGTGGGACTGACATCAATTCAAAGTGATGACTTTGGCGCTGTTAAAAGTCCAAATACAGTGTTGGAAGCCTATGGGAATTTAGAAAAAAGTGGTGCACTTAAGGTTAGAATGAATCTACAAATGCTACTACCGACCCTGGATAAATTACAGCGTTTTATTAAGACAACTGGGATACACAGTCAAATGGGAAGTGAAAGGCTTAAGTATGGACCAATTAAGATTTTAGCCGACGGATCCCTAGGTTCAAGAACCGCTGCATTAGAGAGGCCTTATTCTGATGATGAGGAGACCCAAGGGGTACTGGTCTATGGAGATGCACAGCTGGAGGAAATCCTTCGCTATGGAAAAAGCCAAGGGATGCAACTGGCAATCCATGGAATAGGAGATCGTACCATGAATCAAATTTTAGGCATTGTTGAAGGGATTTTTCAAAAGGATGAAATCAATCACCGTTCTAGAATCATTCATTGTCAAATCACGGATCATGCAATCATTGATAAAATGGCTAAGCTTCATGTAATTGCAGATATTCAACCTGGGTTTATGCCCACGGATATGAAAATAGTCGAAAGACGTGTAGGTAGAGACCGAGTCAAGGAAAGCTATAATTGGAAGACCATGCTAGAGGGCGGGGTTCCCGTTGCGGGAAGCTCTGATTCTCCCGTGGAGCCATTTAATCCGTTTTTAGGTATTTATAGTGCGGTTACCCGACGAAACTTTGACGGGGAGCCTAAAGCTGGATGGTATCCGGAGCAAAGACTAACAGTGGAAGAAGCCATTGGAATCTATACCCTAGGAAGCAGTTATGCAACATTTGAGGAAAATAGTAAAGGAAAAATTCAAGAGGGGTATCTAGCAGACTTTATCGTATTAGATCGAGATATTCAAACTATTCCTCCTCAGGAAATAAAGGGTGTAACTGTTGAGGCAACCTATATAGGTGGAGAATGTGTATACAGTCATGAAGAAACTCGTCAGAAGTAG
- a CDS encoding phosphatidylglycerophosphatase A family protein codes for MKKIVIDLLNERGVTLRDIGELVYDLQIKYVSLTLEDAINNVEKVLEKREVQNAILTGIAVDKLAEQNLIEEPLLSMIKNDDSLYGIDEIMSLSITNIYGSIGFTNFGYLDKVKPGIIGRVDAHAKGQVNTFLDDLIAGIAAAACARIAHSKAHEKVTEEDLDQ; via the coding sequence ATGAAAAAAATTGTCATTGATTTACTTAATGAACGGGGTGTTACCTTAAGGGATATTGGAGAGTTGGTTTATGACCTCCAAATAAAGTATGTTTCCCTTACTTTAGAAGATGCCATCAATAATGTAGAAAAGGTACTAGAGAAGCGCGAGGTTCAAAATGCAATTTTGACAGGAATCGCAGTGGATAAACTGGCTGAACAAAATCTCATTGAAGAGCCTCTTTTGTCTATGATTAAAAATGATGATTCACTATATGGCATTGATGAAATTATGTCCCTCAGTATTACCAATATTTACGGGTCCATTGGTTTTACTAACTTTGGGTACTTAGATAAAGTGAAGCCTGGAATTATCGGTAGGGTTGATGCCCATGCAAAAGGACAAGTCAATACCTTTTTAGACGATTTAATTGCAGGCATCGCTGCTGCTGCCTGCGCTCGTATCGCCCATTCTAAAGCCCACGAAAAGGTCACTGAGGAAGATTTAGACCAGTAG
- a CDS encoding DEAD/DEAH box helicase: MKSMHFEDLDIKKDILKALKELGFEVPTPIQVQAIPHLKMGKDIIGQAQTGTGKTAAFGIPMIERVNPKNKAVQILIMAPTRELSVQVADEIQKFSNHVIGVKTLAIYGGQPISTQIKALKRGVQIIVGTPGRILDHINRKTLKLGEVIGVVLDEADQMLDMGFQEDMEAILKETPTERQTAMFSATISREIERIAQKYMKQPEKIMVAQKALTVPQISQYYFEVKPHEKVEALCRILDMDKTDLGIIFCRTKRSVDELTEKLQNRGYSAAAIHGDLKQTQRDRVMKKFRNRTIDLLVATDVAARGIDVNDVEMVMNYDIPEDFEYYVHRIGRTGRAGKEGVAYTLATGKQMRTLKALESYIKGKIVRRKIPTVNDVVEKQKDSIADQIHAVIEKGGLTEYTNFVEKLSDDHNSMDIAAALFKMLTEKSDTELFKVAENISDTEKEYKADMVRLFINIGKSHGVKPKDILGAVAGEAGISGDVVGIIDMYDKFTFVEVPGQFEEQVLDAMDKNRIKGKKINMERANDKR; this comes from the coding sequence ATGAAATCAATGCATTTTGAAGATCTAGATATTAAGAAAGACATTTTAAAAGCACTTAAAGAACTAGGGTTTGAAGTACCAACTCCGATCCAAGTACAGGCGATTCCACATCTAAAGATGGGAAAAGATATTATTGGTCAAGCGCAAACTGGAACAGGAAAAACAGCAGCCTTTGGTATACCAATGATTGAACGGGTAAACCCTAAAAATAAAGCAGTACAAATACTGATCATGGCACCAACTCGAGAACTATCAGTTCAAGTGGCTGATGAGATCCAAAAGTTTTCTAATCATGTGATAGGCGTAAAAACACTGGCTATTTATGGTGGACAACCTATCAGCACACAGATTAAGGCGTTAAAAAGAGGCGTTCAAATTATTGTTGGAACACCTGGAAGAATATTAGATCATATTAATCGAAAAACACTAAAGCTTGGAGAAGTCATTGGTGTTGTATTAGATGAAGCAGATCAAATGTTGGACATGGGATTCCAAGAAGATATGGAAGCCATCTTAAAGGAAACACCAACTGAAAGACAGACTGCAATGTTTTCTGCAACGATTTCAAGAGAAATCGAAAGAATTGCTCAAAAATATATGAAGCAGCCTGAGAAAATTATGGTGGCCCAAAAAGCATTAACAGTACCACAAATTAGCCAATACTACTTTGAAGTAAAACCACATGAAAAGGTAGAGGCTTTATGTCGTATTTTAGATATGGATAAAACCGATTTAGGAATTATCTTCTGTAGAACCAAAAGAAGCGTTGATGAATTGACAGAAAAGCTTCAAAACAGAGGGTACTCTGCGGCTGCCATCCATGGAGACTTAAAGCAAACACAAAGAGATCGTGTTATGAAAAAGTTTAGAAATCGAACAATCGATTTACTTGTTGCCACTGATGTTGCGGCCAGGGGAATTGATGTTAACGATGTAGAGATGGTTATGAACTACGATATTCCAGAGGATTTTGAGTACTATGTACATCGAATCGGAAGAACCGGTAGAGCAGGAAAAGAAGGTGTGGCTTATACCCTGGCAACTGGAAAGCAAATGAGAACACTGAAAGCCCTAGAATCTTATATCAAAGGGAAAATTGTTCGACGAAAGATTCCAACTGTCAATGATGTGGTAGAAAAGCAAAAAGATTCTATTGCTGACCAAATTCATGCTGTTATTGAAAAAGGTGGATTGACTGAGTATACAAACTTTGTAGAGAAACTTTCAGACGACCACAACTCAATGGATATTGCAGCAGCACTCTTTAAGATGCTGACGGAAAAAAGTGACACAGAATTATTTAAAGTGGCTGAGAACATTTCTGACACAGAAAAAGAGTACAAAGCCGATATGGTTCGCTTATTTATTAATATTGGTAAAAGTCATGGTGTGAAGCCTAAGGACATATTAGGTGCTGTAGCTGGAGAAGCAGGCATCAGTGGTGATGTTGTAGGAATCATCGACATGTATGATAAGTTTACATTTGTGGAAGTACCTGGGCAGTTTGAAGAACAAGTACTTGATGCAATGGACAAAAACCGTATTAAAGGTAAGAAGATTAATATGGAAAGAGCCAATGATAAAAGATAA